From the Nocardiopsis changdeensis genome, one window contains:
- a CDS encoding sensor histidine kinase yields the protein MRRRIITVYVTLLVAACLGLAVPLCVSIAARGTSDMFLDRLNDTARFASIAEPAVLDGTGGMLEAEMVAYDRLYGITAVVVDRHGRVVAASRPGLELSDLDPSADPGEPPEEVRNALAGNRMGAGGIVYPWQRGPLIVAEPVGRSGEVVGAAVTASPTRTLRRATRNQWVLAAGGVAVLMAAGIAAAGPLTRWILRPIDDLGEATRAVAGGSLGIRVRTAAGPVELRRLGESFNRMADTITAMLETQRVFVAYAGHQVRNPLAALRLRVDSLSRHLVPQGRQDHRLALDEVDRLTRVCDSLLTLARTEDAEHTEVWEEVGEVVGDRLRSWEPIAERVGAVLVREGGDGVRVRCVEGTLDQALDALIDNALKFGGEGVRITVRVEEVPPGPGRPGHVDVHVLDDGPGLPAEQLAQATRPFWKDGGVGGSGLGLSIVVTLLELQGASLTLTPARPRGIDARIRLVTGSGRAPAGAPART from the coding sequence ATGCGCCGCCGGATCATCACCGTCTACGTGACCCTGCTGGTCGCGGCCTGCCTGGGGCTGGCCGTCCCGCTGTGCGTCAGCATCGCCGCCCGCGGCACCTCCGACATGTTCCTGGACCGCCTCAACGACACCGCCCGGTTCGCGAGCATCGCCGAACCCGCGGTCCTCGACGGGACCGGCGGCATGCTGGAGGCGGAGATGGTCGCCTACGACCGCCTCTACGGGATCACCGCCGTCGTCGTCGACCGGCACGGCCGGGTGGTGGCCGCCTCCCGGCCCGGCCTGGAGCTCTCGGACCTGGACCCCTCGGCCGACCCGGGCGAGCCGCCCGAGGAGGTCCGCAACGCCCTGGCCGGGAACCGGATGGGGGCGGGCGGCATCGTGTACCCCTGGCAGCGCGGCCCCCTCATCGTCGCCGAACCCGTGGGCCGCTCCGGTGAGGTCGTCGGCGCGGCCGTCACGGCCTCGCCCACCCGGACCCTGCGCCGCGCCACCCGGAACCAGTGGGTGCTGGCGGCGGGCGGGGTCGCCGTGCTCATGGCCGCGGGCATCGCCGCCGCCGGGCCGCTCACCCGGTGGATCCTGCGGCCGATCGACGATCTGGGCGAGGCCACCCGCGCGGTGGCCGGGGGCAGCCTGGGCATCCGGGTGCGCACCGCCGCCGGCCCGGTCGAACTGCGCCGGCTCGGGGAGTCCTTCAACCGGATGGCCGACACCATCACCGCCATGCTGGAGACCCAGCGGGTGTTCGTGGCCTACGCCGGGCACCAGGTGCGCAACCCCCTGGCCGCGCTGCGGCTGCGGGTGGACTCGCTGTCCCGGCACCTCGTCCCGCAGGGCCGGCAGGACCACCGGCTGGCCCTGGACGAGGTGGACCGGCTCACCCGCGTCTGCGACAGCCTGCTCACCCTGGCCCGGACCGAGGACGCCGAGCACACCGAGGTGTGGGAGGAGGTCGGCGAGGTCGTCGGGGACCGGCTGCGCTCGTGGGAGCCCATCGCCGAACGGGTGGGCGCCGTCCTGGTCCGGGAGGGCGGCGACGGGGTCCGGGTCAGGTGCGTGGAGGGCACCCTCGACCAGGCCCTGGACGCGCTCATCGACAACGCCCTGAAGTTCGGGGGCGAGGGCGTGCGGATCACCGTCCGGGTCGAGGAGGTCCCGCCCGGTCCCGGCCGGCCCGGCCACGTGGACGTCCACGTCCTCGACGACGGCCCGGGCCTGCCCGCCGAGCAGCTTGCACAGGCCACCCGCCCCTTCTGGAAGGACGGCGGCGTCGGCGGCTCCGGCCTGGGCCTGTCCATCGTCGTCACCCTGCTCGAACTCCAGGGGGCGTCGCTCACCCTGACCCCCGCGCGCCCCCGGGGCATCGACGCGCGCATCCGGCTGGTCACGGGGTCGGGGCGGGCTCCGGCCGGCGCTCCTGCGCGTACTTGA
- a CDS encoding TAXI family TRAP transporter solute-binding subunit, which produces MSRPTLGLLWPLTAAVLVLAVSAPLLTRSAAVEPAPLHLTLGTGDDGGVYHAYGAALAGIASSRVENVRITALTTAASVENNRLVAEGGVDAAFTLADVAALAVAGEPPFEEPLPIAAVARLYDNHTHVVVRADSPYQDLDDLAGGVVSIGARGSGTEMMAERLLDLVGLGGIRGRREGRGVHRMWLSIEESAAALERGEIDAFFWSGGLPTGAVADLAERRPVRLLDLSGHVAALSEEYGAYFSELPVPADTYPGVPAVRTIGVPSLLVVNADMPYAHAEELTRLLFASRARLAEIHPVALQLHPRSAISTLPVPLHPGAAGYYREVKYAQERRPEPAPTP; this is translated from the coding sequence ATGTCGCGGCCCACCCTCGGCCTCCTGTGGCCCCTCACCGCCGCCGTCCTCGTGCTCGCCGTGTCCGCGCCGCTGCTCACACGGTCCGCGGCGGTGGAACCGGCGCCCCTGCACCTGACCCTGGGGACCGGCGACGACGGCGGCGTCTACCACGCGTACGGCGCGGCGCTGGCCGGGATCGCCTCCTCCCGGGTGGAGAACGTCCGGATCACGGCGTTGACCACCGCGGCCAGCGTGGAGAACAACCGGCTGGTGGCCGAAGGCGGCGTGGACGCCGCCTTCACCCTGGCCGACGTGGCCGCCCTCGCGGTGGCCGGGGAGCCGCCGTTCGAGGAGCCGCTGCCGATCGCCGCGGTCGCCCGCCTCTACGACAACCACACCCACGTGGTCGTGCGCGCGGACTCCCCCTACCAGGACCTGGACGACCTGGCCGGGGGCGTGGTCTCGATCGGGGCGCGGGGGTCGGGCACCGAGATGATGGCCGAGAGACTGCTGGACCTGGTCGGCCTGGGCGGGATCCGGGGCCGCCGGGAGGGCCGGGGCGTGCACCGCATGTGGCTGTCCATCGAGGAGTCGGCGGCGGCGCTGGAGCGGGGCGAGATCGACGCCTTCTTCTGGTCCGGCGGCCTGCCCACCGGGGCCGTGGCGGACCTGGCCGAGCGCCGCCCGGTACGGCTCCTGGACCTGTCCGGGCACGTGGCGGCGCTGAGCGAGGAGTACGGCGCCTACTTCTCCGAGCTGCCGGTGCCGGCCGACACCTATCCGGGGGTCCCGGCGGTCCGCACCATCGGGGTGCCGAGCCTGCTGGTCGTCAACGCGGATATGCCGTACGCCCACGCGGAGGAGCTGACCCGCCTGCTCTTCGCCTCCCGGGCGAGGCTGGCCGAGATCCACCCGGTGGCGTTGCAGCTGCACCCCCGGTCGGCGATCTCCACCCTGCCGGTGCCCCTGCACCCGGGGGCCGCCGGCTACTACCGGGAGGTCAAGTACGCGCAGGAGCGCCGGCCGGAGCCCGCCCCGACCCCGTGA
- the guaB gene encoding IMP dehydrogenase: MGQENIGDYGDKLLPPGLTYDDVLLVPAYSDMQPGEATTATRLSRNIRLNIPLLSAAMDTVTEARMAVAMARQGGAGVLHRNLSAEDQAAQVDLVKRSEAGMVTDPVTCKPEDTLADVERLCSHYRISGVPVTDDSGRLVGIVTNRDMRFESDRGRLVRDVMTTRNLVTAPVGVSRERAFELLRENKVEKLPLVDADDRLRGLITVKDFIKSEQYPDATKDADGRLVVGAAVGVGPEATERAKLLVDAGVDFIVVDTAHGHSAGLADMVAKLKANSRADIVAGNVATRAGAQLLIDAGADAVKVGVGPGSICTTRVVAGVGAPQLTAILEAAKACGPADVPLIADGGLQYSGEIAKAIAAGASTVMLGSLLAGVEESPGELIFINGKQFKAYRGMGSLGAMRGRSFSKDRYAQAEVSSEDKLIPEGIEGQVPFRGPLQAVAHQLVGGLHQSMWYAGTRTLDELRERGQLMRITSAGLRESHPHDIQMTVEAPNYNGR; the protein is encoded by the coding sequence ATGGGTCAGGAGAACATCGGCGACTACGGGGACAAGCTGCTGCCGCCGGGGTTGACCTACGACGACGTGCTGCTCGTACCGGCCTACTCCGACATGCAGCCCGGCGAGGCCACCACCGCCACCCGGCTGTCCCGCAACATCCGCCTCAACATCCCGCTGCTGTCCGCCGCGATGGACACCGTGACCGAGGCCCGCATGGCCGTGGCCATGGCCCGCCAGGGCGGCGCCGGCGTACTGCACCGCAACCTCTCCGCCGAGGACCAGGCCGCCCAGGTGGACCTGGTCAAGCGCTCCGAGGCCGGCATGGTCACCGACCCGGTCACCTGCAAGCCCGAGGACACCCTCGCCGACGTCGAGCGCCTGTGTTCGCACTACCGGATCTCCGGCGTCCCCGTCACCGACGACTCCGGCCGCCTCGTGGGCATCGTCACCAACCGCGACATGCGGTTCGAGAGCGACCGCGGCCGCCTGGTCCGCGACGTCATGACCACACGGAACCTGGTCACCGCGCCGGTCGGCGTCAGCCGCGAGCGCGCCTTCGAGCTGCTGCGCGAGAACAAGGTCGAGAAGCTCCCGCTGGTGGACGCCGACGACCGCCTGCGCGGCCTCATCACCGTCAAGGACTTCATCAAGAGCGAGCAGTACCCCGACGCCACCAAGGACGCCGACGGCCGCCTCGTCGTGGGCGCCGCCGTGGGCGTGGGCCCGGAGGCCACCGAGCGCGCCAAGCTGCTGGTCGACGCCGGGGTGGACTTCATCGTCGTGGACACCGCCCACGGCCACTCCGCCGGCCTGGCCGACATGGTCGCCAAGCTCAAGGCCAACTCCAGGGCCGACATCGTCGCGGGCAACGTCGCCACCCGCGCCGGGGCCCAGCTGCTGATCGACGCGGGCGCCGACGCCGTCAAGGTCGGCGTGGGCCCCGGCTCCATCTGCACCACCCGCGTCGTCGCCGGTGTGGGCGCCCCGCAGCTCACCGCCATCCTGGAGGCGGCCAAGGCGTGCGGCCCGGCCGACGTCCCCCTCATCGCCGACGGCGGGCTCCAGTACTCCGGCGAGATCGCCAAGGCCATCGCCGCCGGCGCCAGCACCGTCATGCTCGGCAGCCTGCTGGCCGGTGTGGAGGAGAGCCCGGGCGAGCTCATCTTCATCAACGGCAAGCAGTTCAAGGCCTACCGCGGGATGGGCTCGCTGGGCGCCATGCGCGGCCGCTCCTTCTCCAAGGACCGCTACGCCCAGGCCGAGGTCTCCTCCGAGGACAAGCTCATCCCCGAGGGCATCGAGGGGCAGGTGCCGTTCCGCGGCCCGCTCCAGGCGGTCGCCCACCAGCTCGTCGGCGGCCTGCACCAGTCCATGTGGTACGCGGGCACCCGCACCCTGGACGAGCTGCGCGAGCGCGGCCAGCTCATGCGCATCACCAGCGCCGGACTGCGCGAGAGCCACCCGCACGACATCCAGATGACCGTCGAGGCGCCCAACTACAACGGCCGCTGA
- a CDS encoding response regulator transcription factor, whose product MITVLLVEDDVRLADALAGALEPHGYAVTQVRTAEQALAADPADVVLLDLGLPDMDGVELCRMLRERHGAGDTAVIMVTARGQQRERVRGLRAGADDYVVKPLAIEELCARMEAVLRRIRRPADGPLTAGPLRIDPAGRTVELDGSRVEVTRKEFDLLLALAREAGSVLSREHLLLRVWGTTWPGTLRTLEVHVGTLRSKLGTPGLIETVRGVGYRMPVTGRADAAPTGRHR is encoded by the coding sequence ATGATCACGGTGCTGCTCGTCGAGGACGACGTGCGCCTCGCCGACGCCCTCGCCGGAGCTCTGGAGCCCCACGGGTACGCCGTCACCCAGGTGCGCACCGCCGAGCAGGCGCTGGCCGCCGACCCCGCCGACGTCGTCCTGCTGGACCTGGGCCTGCCCGACATGGACGGCGTCGAGCTGTGCCGGATGCTCCGCGAGCGCCACGGCGCCGGCGACACGGCGGTCATCATGGTGACCGCCCGCGGGCAGCAGCGCGAGCGCGTCCGCGGCCTACGGGCGGGCGCCGACGACTACGTGGTCAAACCCCTGGCCATCGAGGAGCTGTGCGCCCGCATGGAGGCGGTGCTGCGCCGCATCCGCCGCCCCGCCGACGGGCCGCTGACCGCCGGACCCCTGCGGATCGACCCGGCCGGGCGCACGGTGGAGCTGGACGGGTCCCGTGTGGAGGTCACCCGCAAGGAGTTCGACCTGCTGCTGGCCCTGGCCCGGGAGGCCGGGAGCGTGCTGTCCCGCGAACACCTGCTGCTGCGGGTGTGGGGGACGACCTGGCCCGGCACGCTGCGCACCCTGGAGGTGCACGTGGGCACCCTGCGCTCCAAGCTCGGCACGCCCGGCCTCATCGAGACGGTGCGCGGGGTCGGGTACCGGATGCCGGTCACCGGGCGGGCCGACGCGGCGCCGACCGGGCGGCACCGCTGA
- a CDS encoding lytic transglycosylase domain-containing protein translates to MTLALCLALTGGVLFAVDRVSRSLSDWEPPSSAAGGPPDGTIETPPHDQLTGPPASAEVNPAEPDPVSSAGADEQQTPGTGPRAADDWLEQVSGATTIPVRALEGYAGAQLALAEELPSCNLSWPTLAGIGFVESRHGTYAGGEIGPDGVTTVNVIGIPLDGTNNTRAIPDTDGGLLDGDTTWDRAVGPMQFIPGTWARWGASASGAGDPDPHQIDDAALSAGRYLCANGRDLSTAQDWEAAILSYNRSPEYVADVLAYAHAYADASA, encoded by the coding sequence GTGACTCTGGCGCTGTGCCTGGCACTGACCGGCGGTGTGCTCTTCGCCGTCGACCGGGTCTCGCGGTCGCTCTCCGACTGGGAGCCCCCGTCGTCGGCGGCCGGCGGGCCGCCGGACGGCACCATCGAGACGCCCCCGCACGACCAGCTCACGGGCCCTCCGGCGTCGGCCGAGGTCAACCCGGCCGAGCCGGACCCGGTCTCCTCGGCGGGCGCCGACGAGCAGCAGACGCCCGGGACCGGGCCGCGCGCCGCCGACGACTGGCTGGAGCAGGTCTCCGGCGCCACGACCATCCCGGTGCGGGCCCTGGAGGGCTACGCCGGCGCGCAGCTGGCGCTGGCCGAGGAGCTGCCGTCCTGCAACCTGTCCTGGCCGACCCTGGCGGGCATCGGGTTCGTGGAGTCGCGGCACGGCACCTACGCGGGCGGCGAGATCGGTCCGGACGGCGTCACCACCGTGAACGTCATCGGTATCCCTCTGGACGGCACCAACAACACCCGGGCGATCCCCGACACCGACGGCGGCCTGCTGGACGGCGACACCACCTGGGACCGGGCGGTCGGCCCGATGCAGTTCATCCCCGGGACCTGGGCGCGGTGGGGCGCCTCCGCCTCGGGGGCCGGCGATCCCGACCCGCACCAGATCGACGACGCCGCCCTGTCCGCCGGCCGCTACCTGTGCGCGAACGGCCGCGACCTGAGCACCGCACAGGACTGGGAGGCGGCGATCCTGTCGTACAACCGCTCCCCGGAGTACGTGGCCGACGTCCTGGCCTACGCCCACGCCTACGCCGACGCCTCGGCCTGA
- a CDS encoding MFS transporter: protein MTSAEPRTAAGTRTRTAGTAALALLATAHFTLSLDFNVVYIALPEIGRALGLGAAALPWVVNAFALGYGGLLLLGGRAADRLGARRMLVLGALLLGLASVAGALASHAGVLIAARAAQGVGAAALFPATLALIGTAFPAGPARNRAMAVWGSAGAFGALAGGAVGGILTSAFGWTAVFWAIVPPALAVAALAPRLLPADRHRPDPRGFDLPGTALVTAGALLLVFGVFRLQESGWISPDGGGALLLGLLALAALGPVERRSASPLLPASLLRDRHLLVAMGLILVLMGVVATLHYVYTTHVQGTLGLDPFLAGLGFLPQGVAAMLGSALLLPRLLERWGVRTALFAGTVGVGLTSAAFALALAADSYWAVLPAVVLLGVTAGTVYPLVFTAAGSGVGEREQGVASAAVSTVQQVGGALGLAVLAAVAGAWGGLGTASLVGGAATVAVAFLALLLPRPAADRPAAG, encoded by the coding sequence ATGACCTCCGCCGAACCCCGGACCGCGGCCGGGACCCGCACCCGCACCGCGGGTACAGCGGCCCTGGCCCTCCTGGCCACCGCCCACTTCACGCTGTCGCTCGACTTCAACGTCGTCTACATCGCCCTCCCCGAGATCGGCCGGGCCCTGGGCCTGGGCGCGGCGGCCCTGCCCTGGGTGGTCAACGCCTTCGCCCTCGGCTACGGCGGACTCCTGCTCCTGGGCGGCCGCGCCGCCGACCGGCTCGGCGCCCGCCGCATGCTCGTGCTGGGCGCGCTCCTGCTCGGCCTGGCCTCCGTCGCGGGCGCCCTGGCCTCCCACGCCGGCGTCCTGATCGCCGCCCGCGCCGCCCAGGGGGTCGGCGCCGCCGCCCTCTTCCCCGCCACCCTCGCCCTGATCGGCACCGCCTTCCCCGCCGGCCCCGCCCGCAACCGGGCGATGGCCGTATGGGGCTCGGCCGGCGCCTTCGGCGCCCTGGCGGGAGGGGCCGTCGGCGGCATCCTCACCAGCGCCTTCGGCTGGACCGCCGTGTTCTGGGCGATCGTCCCGCCCGCCCTGGCGGTGGCCGCGCTCGCCCCCCGCCTGCTGCCCGCCGACCGGCACCGCCCGGACCCGCGCGGCTTCGACCTGCCCGGCACCGCGCTGGTCACCGCGGGCGCGCTCCTGCTCGTGTTCGGGGTCTTCCGCCTCCAGGAGTCCGGATGGATCTCGCCCGACGGCGGCGGCGCGCTGCTGCTGGGCCTGCTGGCCCTGGCCGCGCTCGGGCCCGTCGAACGCCGGTCCGCGAGCCCGCTGCTGCCCGCCTCCCTGCTGCGCGACCGCCACCTCCTGGTGGCCATGGGGCTGATCCTCGTCCTCATGGGCGTCGTCGCCACGCTGCACTACGTCTACACCACCCACGTCCAGGGCACCCTGGGCCTGGACCCCTTCCTCGCGGGCCTGGGCTTCCTGCCCCAGGGGGTGGCCGCCATGCTCGGCTCGGCCCTGCTGCTGCCCCGCCTGCTGGAGCGCTGGGGCGTGCGCACCGCGCTGTTCGCCGGAACGGTCGGCGTCGGCCTCACCTCCGCGGCCTTCGCCCTCGCCCTGGCCGCCGACTCCTACTGGGCGGTGCTGCCCGCCGTGGTCCTGCTCGGCGTCACCGCGGGCACCGTCTACCCGCTCGTGTTCACCGCCGCCGGGAGCGGGGTCGGCGAGCGCGAGCAGGGCGTGGCCTCCGCCGCCGTCTCCACCGTCCAGCAGGTCGGCGGCGCCCTGGGCCTGGCCGTCCTGGCCGCCGTCGCCGGGGCCTGGGGCGGCCTGGGCACCGCCTCCCTGGTCGGCGGGGCCGCCACCGTCGCGGTCGCCTTCCTCGCCCTGCTCCTGCCGCGTCCGGCGGCGGACCGGCCCGCCGCCGGGTGA
- a CDS encoding GuaB3 family IMP dehydrogenase-related protein, translating to MEIGLGKNGRRAYELDEIGIVPARRTRDPEEVSIAWQIDAYRFETPLVASPMDSVASPDTVVAIGRLGGLGVLDLEGLWTRYEDPAPLLAEISELDDVAATRRLQEIYAAPIQEELIGRRIEQIRDAGLVTAARLSPQRTAQYHKAVVDAGVDIFVIRGTTVSAEHVSGRAEPLNLKQFIYDLDVPVVVGGCATYTAALHLMRTGAAGVLVGFGGGSGHTTRSVLGVAVPMASAIGDVAAARRDYLDESGGRYVHVIADGGMTTSGDIAKALACGADAVMVGSPLARATEAPGAGHHWGSEAHHGELPRGERVRVGTIGDLSAILHGPASTSDGSMNLMGALRRTMATSGYTDLKEFQRVEVVVNPHR from the coding sequence GTGGAGATCGGGCTGGGCAAGAACGGGCGCCGGGCCTACGAGCTCGACGAGATCGGCATCGTGCCGGCTCGGCGCACGCGCGACCCGGAGGAGGTGTCGATCGCCTGGCAGATCGACGCCTACCGGTTCGAGACGCCGCTCGTGGCCAGCCCCATGGACAGTGTGGCCTCGCCGGACACGGTCGTGGCGATCGGCCGCCTGGGCGGCCTGGGCGTCCTCGACCTCGAAGGCCTGTGGACCCGGTACGAGGACCCGGCGCCGCTGCTGGCGGAGATCAGCGAGCTGGACGACGTGGCCGCCACCAGGCGGCTGCAGGAGATCTACGCCGCCCCCATCCAGGAGGAGCTGATCGGCCGCCGGATCGAGCAGATCCGCGACGCGGGCCTGGTCACCGCGGCCCGACTGTCCCCGCAGCGCACCGCGCAGTACCACAAGGCGGTCGTCGACGCGGGCGTGGACATCTTCGTGATCCGCGGCACCACGGTGTCCGCCGAGCACGTGTCCGGGCGCGCCGAGCCGCTCAACCTCAAGCAGTTCATCTACGACCTGGACGTCCCGGTCGTGGTCGGCGGCTGCGCCACCTACACCGCCGCCCTGCACCTGATGCGCACCGGCGCCGCGGGCGTCCTGGTCGGCTTCGGCGGCGGCTCGGGCCACACCACCCGCTCCGTGCTGGGCGTGGCGGTGCCGATGGCCAGCGCCATCGGCGACGTCGCCGCCGCCCGCCGCGACTACCTCGACGAGTCCGGCGGCCGCTACGTGCACGTCATCGCCGACGGCGGCATGACCACCAGCGGCGACATCGCCAAGGCCCTGGCCTGCGGCGCCGACGCCGTCATGGTGGGCTCTCCGCTGGCCCGCGCCACCGAGGCGCCCGGCGCCGGCCACCACTGGGGCAGCGAGGCGCACCACGGCGAGCTGCCGCGCGGCGAGCGGGTGCGGGTCGGCACCATCGGCGACCTGTCCGCCATCCTGCACGGCCCGGCGTCCACCAGCGACGGCTCCATGAACCTCATGGGCGCGCTGCGCCGCACCATGGCCACCTCGGGCTACACCGACCTCAAGGAGTTCCAGCGGGTCGAGGTCGTGGTGAACCCGCACCGCTGA
- a CDS encoding MarR family winged helix-turn-helix transcriptional regulator: MSTEGCLDTDEERTWDAATLAFRLLDQQVERDVQASSGLPLTYYELLVLLSKAHRRSLRMSELAEITHTRPSRISHAVAKLAEGGFVERVHCESDRRSWFAKLTDKGAQTLRTAGVEHVRSMRENMFDLLSPEQQAQLLDISRTLLARLAPGAEDHATRVLQDL, encoded by the coding sequence ATGAGCACAGAAGGATGCCTGGACACGGACGAGGAGCGGACCTGGGACGCGGCCACACTGGCGTTCCGGCTGCTCGACCAGCAGGTGGAGCGGGACGTGCAGGCGTCCTCCGGGCTCCCCCTCACCTACTACGAGCTGCTGGTCCTGCTCTCCAAGGCGCACCGCCGCTCGCTGCGGATGAGCGAGCTGGCCGAGATCACCCACACCCGCCCCAGCCGCATCTCCCACGCCGTGGCCAAGCTGGCCGAGGGCGGGTTCGTGGAGCGCGTGCACTGCGAGAGCGACCGGCGCAGCTGGTTCGCCAAGCTCACCGACAAGGGCGCGCAGACCCTGCGCACCGCGGGCGTCGAGCACGTGCGCAGCATGCGCGAGAACATGTTCGACCTGCTCAGCCCCGAGCAGCAGGCGCAGCTGCTGGACATCTCCCGCACCCTGCTGGCCCGGCTGGCCCCGGGCGCGGAGGACCACGCCACCCGGGTCCTCCAGGACCTCTAG
- the glpD gene encoding glycerol-3-phosphate dehydrogenase, translating to MTTTWLGPEGREADLAAMRDEELDVLVVGGGIVGAGIALDAASRGLSTGLIEARDFASGTSSRSSKLIHGGLRYLEQFDFELVQEALHERGLLLTTIAPHLVRPVPFLFPFAHHWERFYIGAGVTLYDTLALTSRNNRGLPSHRHLTRSGALRVFPALKRDALAGAVQYWDCQVDDARFVSTVLRTAAGLGARIASRVQAVGFLREGEHVVGARAADLEKGEEISIRARQVVNAAGVWTDEIQEMVGGRGQIHVRASKGVHLVVPRDRIQASSGMILRTEKSVLFVIPWGRHWIIGTTDTAWDLDKENPAASRTDIDYVLDHVNQVLRTPLSRDDVEGVYAGLRPLLSGESEETSKLSREHVVAHPVPGLVLIAGGKYTTYRVMAKDAVDAVAHGLGGGIPKSVTDRLPLVGASGYSALVNQRHRLARETGLHVSRISHLLRRYGTCARDLLDLVREDPDLGRSLAGADDYLRAEIVYAVRAEGARHLEDVLYRRTRISFETWDRGIAAAEEAAELMAPLLGWDKGQAEREVEYYRKGIEAERAAQEQDTDQEADAIQHGAPEIVPEAGILRP from the coding sequence ATGACGACCACCTGGCTGGGACCCGAGGGGCGTGAGGCCGACCTGGCCGCGATGCGCGACGAGGAACTGGACGTCCTCGTCGTCGGCGGCGGCATCGTCGGCGCGGGCATCGCCCTGGACGCCGCCTCACGCGGGCTGTCCACGGGGCTGATCGAGGCGCGCGACTTCGCGTCGGGCACCTCCAGCAGGTCCAGCAAGCTGATCCACGGCGGACTGCGCTACCTGGAGCAGTTCGACTTCGAACTCGTCCAGGAGGCCCTGCACGAACGCGGCCTGCTGCTCACCACGATCGCCCCGCACCTGGTCCGCCCGGTCCCGTTCCTCTTCCCGTTCGCCCACCACTGGGAACGCTTCTACATCGGTGCGGGCGTCACCCTGTACGACACCCTCGCCCTCACCTCCCGGAACAACCGGGGGCTGCCCTCCCACCGGCACCTGACCCGCAGCGGGGCGCTGCGGGTCTTCCCCGCGCTCAAGCGCGACGCGCTCGCCGGGGCCGTCCAGTACTGGGACTGCCAGGTGGACGACGCCCGGTTCGTCAGCACCGTGCTGCGCACCGCCGCCGGGCTCGGCGCGCGGATCGCCTCCCGGGTGCAGGCCGTCGGCTTCCTGCGCGAGGGCGAGCACGTGGTGGGCGCCCGCGCCGCCGACCTGGAGAAGGGCGAGGAGATCTCCATCCGCGCCCGCCAGGTCGTCAACGCCGCCGGCGTGTGGACCGACGAGATCCAGGAGATGGTCGGCGGCCGCGGGCAGATCCACGTCCGCGCCTCCAAGGGCGTCCACCTGGTGGTGCCCCGCGACCGCATCCAGGCCTCCTCGGGGATGATCCTGCGCACCGAGAAGAGCGTGCTGTTCGTCATCCCGTGGGGCCGCCACTGGATCATCGGCACCACCGACACCGCCTGGGACCTGGACAAGGAGAACCCGGCCGCCAGCCGCACCGACATCGACTACGTCCTGGACCACGTCAACCAGGTACTGCGCACCCCGCTGAGCAGGGACGACGTCGAAGGCGTCTACGCCGGCCTGCGCCCGCTGCTGTCGGGGGAGTCGGAGGAGACCTCCAAGCTCTCCCGCGAGCACGTGGTCGCCCACCCGGTGCCCGGCCTGGTCCTCATCGCGGGCGGCAAGTACACCACCTACCGGGTCATGGCCAAGGACGCCGTGGACGCCGTCGCCCACGGCCTGGGCGGGGGGATTCCCAAGTCCGTCACGGACCGGCTCCCGCTGGTGGGCGCCTCCGGGTACAGCGCCCTGGTCAACCAGCGCCACCGGCTCGCCCGGGAGACCGGGCTGCACGTCTCCCGCATCTCGCACCTGCTGCGCCGCTACGGGACCTGCGCCCGCGACCTGCTCGACCTGGTGCGGGAGGACCCCGACCTGGGCCGCTCGCTCGCCGGGGCCGACGACTACCTGCGCGCCGAGATCGTCTACGCGGTCCGCGCCGAGGGCGCCCGCCACCTGGAGGACGTCCTGTACCGGCGCACCCGGATCTCGTTCGAGACCTGGGACCGGGGCATCGCCGCCGCGGAGGAGGCCGCCGAGCTCATGGCCCCGCTGCTGGGCTGGGACAAGGGGCAGGCCGAACGCGAGGTCGAGTACTACCGCAAGGGCATCGAGGCCGAGCGCGCGGCCCAGGAGCAGGACACCGACCAGGAGGCGGACGCCATCCAGCACGGCGCCCCCGAGATCGTGCCGGAGGCGGGCATCCTCAGGCCGTGA